One genomic window of Sodaliphilus pleomorphus includes the following:
- a CDS encoding FtsK/SpoIIIE domain-containing protein, producing MEPITLNYIKDIIEAYVEKLKEIDSTDKESWQQNVGQARSAFLECMRMMSNIYPELLQVNMPGFMDDEDLKTLGDRLRANSNRRFSLDYLATACHFTDVVNGETIETPAFVPWQDENNTEQNFVINYTNSEKREAKAALCTLVLNMMLSLPANKVLLNVFDFNMTGMADELTTRLEPALFHDEIIFNYETAGERIRHLLEHMAMVMKKYGNLVAYNNRNREIALPYEIVILNCYPYNFDSYIKELMPLFENGPKCGIYFIVLNNTDYSLRDREEQQLLDVDNYQTIELPDESDRNAIIRYTPFSTIPLIANECFNYLNAECTKKPKRQVVKQDFSSIASTPYRPVMSEMSVTIGLDLETKEEVTVRFNSKDYLHSFILGQSGSGKSVLLNNIITSAINKYAPEDLMLYLMDFKGVEFNKYKGIKHAKAVLVDNSDPQLTLEILRELKEENRKRVKLWQAEGVANIDGYNKKHPDKRMQQILFVADECQVMFSKSDGSSMGYKMQREIADIINIIATQGRSQGIHMLLATQTLAETDISGQVLNNLTECFLLMSAPADSNLLVPDSSDLTEKQPVGECCYYHKKGLVSHVQTFFASDEELDEAIKQSQLKAQDNQSNGSAYFCGSAMYWLENDDCKIIAEATTKCPIAAVGHNVGLSAQLTAIKLQQDFGENILFFGVNKEEQTVGVMINALLSLIISCRQIPDRQFCDFKVIDCLNNEEASYRGMLESMRDRGLCQIIERNKSGELLQQLVNDICNQCATPTIVAIIGSERFVEMKRKSPLPTSRQTDDFDAENDVVCMNMESLDALMGEGNNLDASKVKTYPDALKFILDEGPLQGIHILLQVDKPENILFEGEYCSDATDKFNHKVILRSENKFILPLRFSEEIDVEALGEEEERLRAYYYPENGKPQLFTPYLMPQSKEIINNLIQ from the coding sequence ATGGAACCTATAACACTAAACTATATTAAAGACATCATTGAGGCCTATGTCGAGAAACTGAAGGAGATTGATTCTACCGACAAGGAATCGTGGCAGCAGAATGTGGGGCAGGCACGAAGCGCTTTTCTTGAATGTATGCGCATGATGAGCAATATCTACCCCGAACTGCTTCAAGTGAATATGCCCGGGTTCATGGACGATGAGGACCTCAAAACATTGGGCGACCGATTGCGAGCTAATTCCAATCGGCGATTCTCGCTTGACTATCTTGCTACGGCCTGTCATTTCACCGATGTCGTGAATGGGGAGACCATCGAAACCCCGGCATTCGTCCCCTGGCAAGATGAGAACAATACTGAGCAAAACTTTGTCATCAATTATACCAACAGTGAGAAGCGGGAAGCTAAAGCAGCTTTGTGTACTTTAGTCCTGAACATGATGCTATCGCTACCTGCCAACAAGGTGCTGCTCAATGTGTTTGACTTCAATATGACCGGCATGGCCGATGAACTTACCACGCGGTTAGAGCCCGCGTTGTTTCACGATGAGATTATCTTCAACTACGAAACAGCGGGAGAACGAATCAGGCACCTGCTTGAACACATGGCGATGGTGATGAAGAAATATGGCAATCTTGTGGCCTATAACAACCGTAATCGTGAGATTGCGTTACCCTATGAGATTGTTATTCTGAATTGCTATCCCTACAATTTCGACAGTTATATCAAGGAGCTGATGCCGCTGTTTGAAAACGGCCCGAAGTGCGGAATCTACTTCATTGTACTCAATAATACCGACTACTCATTGCGTGACCGCGAAGAGCAGCAACTGCTTGATGTTGATAATTATCAGACGATAGAATTGCCGGATGAAAGCGACAGGAATGCTATAATACGCTATACACCTTTCAGCACGATTCCCCTCATTGCCAATGAGTGCTTCAATTACTTGAATGCGGAATGCACAAAGAAACCTAAGCGGCAGGTCGTCAAGCAGGACTTTAGCAGTATCGCAAGTACACCTTACCGACCGGTGATGTCTGAAATGAGTGTAACGATTGGTTTAGATCTTGAAACCAAAGAGGAAGTGACAGTTCGCTTCAATTCAAAAGATTATCTCCATTCTTTTATTCTTGGACAGTCGGGTTCCGGTAAATCGGTTTTGCTCAATAATATCATCACATCAGCAATAAACAAATATGCTCCTGAAGACTTAATGCTCTATTTGATGGACTTCAAGGGAGTTGAATTTAATAAATACAAGGGTATAAAACATGCTAAGGCCGTGCTTGTTGACAATAGTGATCCGCAGTTGACACTTGAAATACTGCGCGAACTAAAAGAGGAGAATCGCAAGCGCGTGAAATTGTGGCAAGCTGAGGGTGTCGCTAATATTGATGGATACAATAAAAAACACCCTGACAAGCGGATGCAGCAGATTCTTTTTGTGGCTGATGAATGTCAAGTGATGTTCAGCAAGTCGGATGGCAGTAGCATGGGTTACAAAATGCAACGTGAGATTGCAGATATTATCAATATTATCGCGACTCAAGGCCGAAGTCAAGGTATACACATGTTGCTTGCCACCCAAACGCTCGCAGAAACGGATATTTCAGGGCAGGTGCTGAACAATCTTACCGAGTGTTTCCTGCTGATGAGTGCTCCTGCCGACTCCAACTTGCTTGTGCCTGATAGCAGCGACCTGACCGAGAAGCAACCGGTGGGAGAATGTTGCTACTACCACAAGAAAGGTCTTGTCTCGCATGTTCAAACATTCTTTGCCAGCGACGAAGAACTGGACGAGGCCATAAAGCAATCACAACTCAAGGCTCAAGACAATCAGAGCAATGGGAGTGCCTACTTCTGTGGCTCGGCCATGTACTGGCTTGAAAATGACGACTGCAAGATTATTGCCGAAGCTACTACAAAGTGCCCGATAGCTGCAGTAGGCCACAATGTCGGGCTAAGCGCGCAACTTACCGCAATAAAACTCCAGCAGGACTTTGGCGAGAACATTCTATTCTTTGGCGTAAACAAAGAAGAACAGACCGTTGGCGTTATGATTAATGCCCTCTTGTCGCTAATCATATCATGCCGGCAAATCCCTGACAGGCAATTCTGCGATTTCAAGGTGATTGACTGTCTTAACAATGAGGAGGCTAGTTACCGGGGAATGCTTGAAAGTATGCGAGATCGCGGGCTATGTCAAATTATCGAAAGGAATAAGAGCGGGGAGTTACTACAGCAACTTGTCAATGACATTTGCAACCAGTGCGCCACTCCAACAATCGTCGCTATTATAGGCAGCGAACGTTTTGTCGAGATGAAGCGCAAGAGCCCATTACCCACATCAAGACAAACCGATGATTTTGATGCCGAAAACGATGTTGTATGCATGAACATGGAATCTCTGGATGCTCTTATGGGTGAAGGGAATAATTTAGACGCATCTAAGGTCAAAACTTACCCCGATGCGCTCAAATTTATCCTTGACGAAGGTCCCTTGCAGGGCATTCATATATTGTTGCAGGTGGACAAACCGGAAAATATTCTTTTTGAGGGTGAATATTGCAGCGATGCTACCGACAAATTTAACCATAAAGTTATTCTCCGCTCCGAAAACAAATTTATCTTGCCGCTGCGCTTCAGCGAAGAAATAGATGTTGAAGCATTAGGAGAAGAAGAGGAACGGCTCCGCGCCTATTATTATCCAGAAAACGGTAAACCTCAACTGTTCACTCCATATTTAATGCCGCAATCAAAAGAAATCATTAACAATTTAATACAATAG
- a CDS encoding SPFH domain-containing protein, which translates to MALFGFKSKKEVEEEKRLAAQQAAQQVVQNNMTNLSNLSRGSQMKFAVPYFDVFDPRFMDQGVPVAVHGMIVYSIDDMDLFHQINKNEAFSDETFQNKLRGQVTKYVKGVVANAPAEAQIPVVHLERKILEISELVQKYVTPKIEQLFAISVRSLDITSINIDKESPNYRQLKALTSDLERDRVVAQNAVAIDSMRHQNELNKEMTGLQSVEMLKMQMEDQRERMRIQRDGIEMNQEQQIKDGRYGRGMGGMMSGNPMMGGNPMMGGAPAMGGMTPPAMGGMTPPAMVSTQYFVGVNGQQMGPFDVNTLRMMAQQGQVNVQTQVWTQGMPQWAPAGSVPELAALFASQPAGMTPPPMGGSTPPPMGGPAPTL; encoded by the coding sequence ATGGCACTATTCGGATTTAAATCAAAGAAAGAAGTAGAGGAAGAGAAACGCCTTGCAGCTCAACAAGCCGCGCAGCAGGTGGTGCAAAACAACATGACCAACCTGAGCAACCTGAGTAGGGGTAGCCAGATGAAGTTTGCCGTGCCCTATTTCGATGTATTTGACCCCCGCTTTATGGACCAAGGCGTGCCTGTAGCGGTGCACGGCATGATTGTGTATAGCATCGACGACATGGATCTCTTTCACCAGATTAACAAGAACGAGGCTTTCAGCGACGAAACATTCCAGAACAAGCTTCGTGGTCAGGTGACCAAATATGTGAAAGGAGTTGTCGCTAATGCGCCGGCCGAAGCACAGATTCCCGTTGTGCACCTTGAGCGGAAGATTCTCGAAATCAGCGAACTTGTGCAGAAGTATGTCACGCCTAAGATTGAGCAGCTGTTTGCCATCAGCGTGCGTTCACTCGACATCACGTCAATCAACATCGACAAAGAAAGCCCCAACTATCGTCAGCTCAAAGCTTTAACGAGCGATTTGGAGCGTGACCGCGTGGTTGCTCAGAACGCAGTTGCCATCGACTCGATGCGGCATCAAAACGAGTTGAACAAAGAGATGACGGGGCTGCAGAGCGTTGAGATGCTCAAGATGCAGATGGAGGACCAGCGCGAGCGCATGCGCATCCAGCGCGACGGCATCGAGATGAACCAGGAGCAGCAAATCAAGGACGGTCGCTATGGTCGCGGCATGGGTGGCATGATGAGCGGCAATCCTATGATGGGTGGCAATCCTATGATGGGCGGAGCTCCTGCAATGGGCGGCATGACTCCTCCTGCAATGGGTGGCATGACTCCACCTGCAATGGTGTCAACCCAGTATTTTGTTGGTGTTAATGGCCAGCAAATGGGGCCGTTTGATGTCAACACACTTCGCATGATGGCTCAGCAAGGTCAAGTGAATGTTCAAACTCAGGTGTGGACTCAAGGGATGCCTCAATGGGCTCCTGCAGGTTCGGTCCCTGAACTTGCAGCGCTCTTTGCCTCACAACCAGCAGGAATGACTCCACCACCAATGGGTGGAAGCACCCCACCACCTATGGGCGGTCCGGCCCCCACTTTATAA
- a CDS encoding thioredoxin family protein produces the protein MKISHYLIAAFVALASLAASAQNTVEASPGKVIEVTQEQLSQLVGAVTAPGSWTPVNKRPAIVDFNASWCGPCRKLGVILEKAAKDYAGKIDFYSVDVDHNKSIARQLGINSIPFLLFCPVGQQPQGNMGLISRDELDNIINEYLLKTAP, from the coding sequence ATGAAGATTTCACACTATCTCATTGCTGCCTTCGTCGCCCTTGCATCGCTGGCAGCAAGTGCACAAAACACGGTCGAGGCTTCGCCAGGCAAGGTCATCGAAGTCACCCAAGAGCAACTGTCGCAGTTGGTGGGGGCGGTGACGGCGCCAGGCTCGTGGACGCCGGTCAACAAGCGCCCAGCCATAGTCGACTTCAATGCCTCTTGGTGCGGCCCCTGTCGCAAGTTGGGCGTCATTCTCGAGAAGGCTGCCAAGGACTATGCTGGTAAAATTGACTTTTACAGCGTCGACGTCGACCACAACAAGTCTATCGCACGGCAGTTGGGCATAAACAGCATCCCTTTCTTGCTCTTTTGCCCCGTGGGGCAGCAGCCCCAAGGCAACATGGGACTTATCAGTCGCGATGAGCTCGACAATATCATCAACGAGTACCTGCTTAAGACTGCGCCTTAG
- a CDS encoding DUF4301 family protein gives MLNEKDKSLLQAKGISEETLEAQLKRFATGFPYLKIKAVATVGNGIKRLSDKEIKECVKSWKAFQATDGTIEKFVPASGAASRMFKNMFAFVASGNSEPATDFEKEFFGNIDKFAFYGDLNKACKNLYGQDTHTLIAGGRCREVAQAMLGKEGLDYGFLPKALIKFHRGAGGAVHTPLEEHLEEGAQYAADKNRVVNIHFTVSPEHKAEFEKLLQAKVPLYEKVWGVTYKVSMSVQKPSTDTVAVNLDNSLYRDENGNLLFRPAGHGALIENLNERDADVVFIKNIDNVVPSRLRHATVRYKKVIAGYLMQLQRVMARYLRALEAGDYTRESLLEMLGFLENNLSTVKAGVQELDDAGLAAYLAGKFNRPLRVCGVVKNEGEPGGGPYLAYCNDGSCSPQILESAQINHDDPEAVKMMNSGTHFNPVDLVCYLKDYKGNRFDLKKYVDPDTGLISLKSKNGVDIKALELPGLWNGSMSDWNTAFVEVPIETFNPVKTVNDLLRKEHQ, from the coding sequence ATGTTAAACGAGAAAGACAAATCATTGCTACAAGCCAAGGGCATAAGCGAGGAAACGCTCGAGGCACAGCTCAAGCGTTTTGCAACTGGATTTCCCTATCTCAAGATCAAGGCTGTGGCTACCGTGGGCAACGGCATCAAGCGCCTTAGCGACAAGGAAATCAAGGAGTGTGTGAAGAGTTGGAAAGCCTTTCAGGCTACCGATGGCACTATCGAGAAGTTTGTCCCGGCCTCGGGAGCGGCCAGCCGCATGTTCAAAAACATGTTTGCCTTTGTGGCCTCGGGCAACAGTGAGCCAGCTACCGACTTTGAAAAAGAGTTTTTTGGCAACATCGACAAGTTTGCTTTCTATGGCGACCTCAACAAGGCCTGTAAAAATCTTTACGGGCAAGACACCCACACGCTCATAGCCGGCGGCCGTTGTCGCGAGGTGGCCCAGGCCATGCTGGGCAAGGAGGGACTTGACTATGGCTTCCTGCCCAAGGCATTGATCAAGTTTCACCGTGGCGCGGGCGGTGCTGTGCACACGCCGCTCGAGGAACACCTCGAGGAGGGTGCACAATATGCCGCCGACAAGAATCGTGTGGTCAACATCCACTTCACCGTCTCGCCCGAGCACAAGGCCGAGTTTGAAAAATTGCTTCAAGCCAAGGTGCCGCTCTACGAGAAAGTGTGGGGGGTGACCTACAAGGTGAGCATGAGCGTGCAGAAACCGTCGACCGATACCGTGGCCGTCAATCTCGACAACAGCCTTTATCGTGATGAAAACGGCAACTTGCTTTTCCGCCCTGCTGGTCATGGCGCCCTCATCGAAAACCTGAACGAGCGCGATGCCGACGTGGTGTTTATCAAAAACATCGACAATGTAGTGCCCTCGAGGCTGCGTCACGCCACAGTGCGCTACAAGAAGGTGATTGCAGGCTACTTGATGCAGTTGCAACGCGTCATGGCCCGCTACTTGAGAGCTCTCGAGGCTGGCGACTACACGCGCGAGTCATTGCTTGAGATGCTCGGGTTCCTTGAGAATAATCTCTCGACAGTGAAAGCTGGCGTGCAAGAGCTCGACGATGCAGGCCTGGCTGCCTATCTTGCCGGCAAGTTCAATCGACCGCTGCGTGTGTGCGGTGTTGTAAAGAACGAGGGCGAACCTGGCGGCGGCCCCTATCTGGCCTATTGCAACGATGGCAGCTGCTCGCCCCAAATCCTGGAGTCGGCTCAAATCAACCACGACGACCCCGAGGCCGTGAAGATGATGAACAGCGGCACCCATTTCAACCCCGTCGACTTGGTGTGCTACCTCAAGGACTACAAGGGCAATCGCTTTGACCTCAAGAAATATGTCGACCCCGATACCGGGCTCATCAGCCTAAAGTCGAAAAATGGCGTCGACATCAAGGCTCTCGAGCTGCCAGGCCTCTGGAATGGCTCGATGAGCGACTGGAACACTGCATTTGTCGAGGTGCCTATCGAGACTTTCAACCCTGTGAAGACGGTGAACGACCTCTTGCGCAAGGAGCATCAGTAA
- a CDS encoding RelA/SpoT family protein — MDQTYFTLEEKALVKQHISQLIAMLGSQVSSHDINTVHNIVKHGIEADYYKRDKHGINPVVRSLRTAVMLNQLIAPDRNMTIATMVYNLTRLGFVSEDEIGKIFGDDIGKLVHGLINVSRLYKKQAAVENDNFHKLLLTFAEDIRVIIIMIVDRLNLMRAINHHPDEKFVHDISSESRYLYAPLAHRLGLYTIKSELEDLSLKYLNRRVYNQIAAKLNETKQRRDNYVEGFIVPIRQALEKSGLKFSIKGRTKSINSIWNKMRKKDIDLNGMYDLFAIRIILDSKPENEKKECWIAYSIVTDIYTANVSRLKDWITIPKSNGYESLHITVKGPEDKWVEVQIRTTRMDEIAERGLAAHWKYKGIKSEGEIDQWMNNVREVLEAGSQGQMELIRDMNMNLYDKEVFVFTPKGDLFKLPQGATVLDFAFHIHTKVGSHCMGAKVDGKTQKLNYKLKSGDTVEIITSSTQTPRLDWLNLVVTSKARSKIKQAVNEVRQKRADIARETLQRRFKNRKIDCDDAVLSRLISKMGLKSIIDFYVDIADGAIDVNKVIDDYIQLTKPADTESQQHESAANFVLQNHSNDNKHDEDILVIGDNVKGINYKLSKCCNPIYGDHIVGFIASDGAIKIHRTDCGNVKHLITKYPYRMIKTQWSGKLGTQFAATLKVVGQDDIGIVSNITSLINKEGDTQLRNITINSNGALFEGYLVIGVNSLSILDALIKKIKNLKGVKEVTRSAH, encoded by the coding sequence ATGGACCAAACTTATTTTACCCTCGAGGAGAAGGCACTTGTGAAACAACACATCTCACAGCTCATTGCCATGCTGGGCAGCCAGGTGTCTTCTCACGACATCAACACGGTCCACAATATTGTGAAGCACGGCATCGAGGCCGACTACTACAAGCGCGACAAGCATGGCATCAACCCTGTGGTGCGCAGCTTGCGCACGGCTGTCATGCTCAATCAGCTCATTGCTCCCGACCGCAACATGACCATTGCCACCATGGTCTACAACCTCACGCGGCTGGGCTTTGTGAGCGAGGACGAGATAGGGAAAATCTTCGGCGACGACATAGGCAAGCTCGTGCACGGGTTGATCAACGTGTCGCGGCTCTACAAGAAGCAGGCAGCAGTTGAAAACGACAACTTCCACAAGCTCTTGCTCACCTTTGCCGAGGACATAAGGGTGATCATCATCATGATTGTCGACCGCCTCAACTTGATGCGGGCAATCAACCATCATCCCGACGAGAAATTTGTGCACGACATCTCGTCGGAGTCGCGCTATCTCTATGCCCCGCTGGCACACCGGCTGGGACTCTACACCATAAAATCGGAACTCGAAGACCTCTCGCTCAAGTATCTCAACCGCAGAGTGTACAACCAAATCGCTGCCAAGCTCAACGAGACCAAGCAGCGCCGCGACAACTATGTCGAGGGCTTCATCGTGCCGATACGCCAGGCTCTTGAAAAATCGGGATTGAAATTCTCGATCAAGGGCCGCACCAAGTCGATCAACAGTATATGGAACAAAATGAGGAAAAAAGACATCGACCTCAACGGCATGTACGACCTCTTTGCCATACGCATCATCCTCGACAGCAAGCCCGAAAACGAGAAAAAAGAGTGCTGGATCGCCTACTCTATCGTCACCGACATCTACACGGCCAATGTGTCGCGATTGAAAGACTGGATTACGATTCCCAAGTCAAACGGCTATGAGTCGCTGCACATCACCGTAAAGGGGCCTGAGGACAAGTGGGTGGAGGTGCAGATACGCACTACCCGCATGGATGAAATCGCCGAGCGGGGCCTGGCTGCGCACTGGAAATACAAAGGCATCAAGAGCGAGGGCGAGATCGACCAGTGGATGAACAACGTGCGCGAGGTGCTTGAAGCCGGCAGCCAGGGCCAGATGGAGCTGATACGCGACATGAACATGAACCTCTACGACAAGGAAGTGTTTGTGTTCACGCCCAAGGGCGACCTGTTTAAGTTGCCACAAGGCGCCACGGTGCTCGACTTTGCTTTCCACATTCACACCAAGGTGGGCAGCCACTGCATGGGCGCAAAGGTCGACGGCAAGACCCAAAAGCTAAACTACAAGCTGAAGAGTGGCGACACTGTGGAGATAATAACTTCAAGCACACAGACGCCGCGACTCGACTGGCTCAATCTCGTGGTTACGTCCAAGGCCCGCAGCAAGATAAAGCAGGCCGTGAACGAAGTGCGGCAGAAGCGTGCCGACATTGCCCGCGAAACGCTGCAACGGCGCTTTAAAAACCGCAAGATCGACTGCGACGATGCCGTGCTCTCCAGGCTCATCTCCAAAATGGGGCTTAAAAGCATCATCGACTTCTATGTAGACATTGCCGACGGGGCCATCGACGTGAACAAGGTCATCGACGACTATATACAGTTGACAAAGCCAGCCGATACCGAGTCGCAGCAACATGAGTCGGCAGCCAACTTTGTGCTTCAAAATCACAGCAACGACAACAAGCACGACGAAGACATCCTCGTGATTGGCGACAACGTGAAAGGCATCAACTACAAGCTTTCAAAGTGCTGCAATCCCATATATGGCGACCACATTGTGGGCTTCATAGCCAGCGACGGCGCCATCAAGATACATCGCACCGATTGCGGCAACGTGAAGCACCTCATCACCAAATATCCCTACCGCATGATCAAGACGCAATGGAGCGGCAAGCTGGGCACCCAGTTTGCGGCCACACTCAAGGTGGTGGGGCAAGACGACATTGGCATCGTGAGCAACATCACATCGCTCATCAACAAGGAGGGCGACACGCAGCTGCGCAACATCACCATCAACTCCAATGGAGCCCTCTTTGAAGGATACTTGGTGATAGGCGTCAACAGCCTGTCGATTCTCGATGCGCTCATCAAAAAAATCAAGAACCTGAAAGGTGTGAAAGAAGTGACACGTTCGGCCCATTGA
- a CDS encoding DMT family transporter — MTVETKPIFQRPVWVAVFALTAAVAWGFAYPLIKLGYAEFGILPAMTGSKMLFAGVRFTVAGAIVLAMAGMAGRSFGVMRRRDWWYIALFCLVNTTLHYAFFYIGLSHSAGSRAAILNSLSVFAVVIMACLFFKTDRMTVSKLAGCVMGFAGILLLNAGGGSSSGFTWLGDGMIVLNALCGATASLLTRGLGRRVDVTVGTGYSLALGGILLVVVGLALGGSVPAVTPLGLLWLCLLIGISAIGFSLYNKLLTCNPIGKVAIYNSLIPVVGAVSSCLCLHEPFYVKYVVAGLLAAAGIYVINRAK; from the coding sequence ATGACTGTAGAAACGAAGCCTATTTTTCAACGCCCCGTGTGGGTGGCCGTGTTTGCCTTGACGGCTGCCGTGGCCTGGGGCTTTGCCTACCCGCTCATCAAGCTGGGCTATGCCGAGTTTGGCATCCTGCCCGCAATGACGGGGAGCAAGATGCTCTTTGCCGGCGTCAGGTTCACCGTGGCCGGCGCCATTGTCCTGGCCATGGCCGGCATGGCTGGCCGGTCCTTCGGCGTCATGCGCAGGCGCGATTGGTGGTACATCGCGCTGTTTTGCTTGGTCAACACCACGCTGCACTATGCCTTTTTCTACATCGGCCTTTCCCACAGCGCGGGCTCGCGAGCTGCTATACTCAACTCGCTCAGCGTGTTTGCGGTAGTCATCATGGCATGCCTGTTTTTCAAGACCGACCGCATGACGGTGAGCAAGCTGGCAGGTTGCGTCATGGGCTTTGCCGGCATCCTCCTGCTCAATGCCGGCGGTGGCAGTAGCAGCGGCTTCACGTGGCTGGGCGATGGCATGATTGTGCTCAATGCCCTGTGCGGTGCGACAGCCTCGTTGCTCACGCGCGGCCTGGGCCGGCGGGTCGACGTCACGGTGGGCACGGGCTACAGCCTGGCCCTGGGCGGCATCCTGCTTGTGGTCGTGGGGCTGGCATTGGGCGGCAGCGTGCCGGCAGTCACGCCCTTAGGGCTGCTGTGGCTGTGCTTGCTCATCGGCATCAGCGCCATCGGCTTTTCGCTCTACAACAAGCTGCTCACCTGCAATCCCATTGGCAAGGTGGCCATCTACAACTCGCTCATCCCCGTGGTGGGAGCCGTGAGCTCTTGCCTGTGCCTGCACGAGCCCTTCTACGTCAAGTATGTCGTTGCCGGCCTGCTTGCCGCCGCCGGCATCTACGTCATCAACCGCGCCAAGTAG